Part of the Leptolyngbya sp. BL0902 genome, GCACCACCGCTTTGGCGCGTTTTCTGAGCTTCTGAGCGAATTTGCTCTGCCTGTGAGTCATCAAGGGTGCTGCTATGACTTTTCGCGGCAATGTCAAGGCGATCACAGATCGCCAAAATATCCTTATTCTCCAAATTCAGTTCCTTAGACAATTCATAAATTCTGACTTTGCCGTTGTTCATCCAGTTCTCCCTACGCTAGTCAAGAAAATTAGTTCATAAAGCCAACCTGCTTCGTCCAACACAACGACATCAAAACCATTCTGACGCATACGTTAGCCTAGCAAGGCATTGTAAACCAAAGCTAGATACTCTCTGAGCCATCTAATCTAGTTTACAGATTTATCGGATGGGATGGGCAAGCTTTCCCGTCCGGTGGTAGGTTTCTAGGCTGCGGATGTCCCCCTTCCCAGTGTAGTCAAGGCCCAAGCGCCTAGGCGGCGGCGCTTTTGGGTGAGGCTAGTCAGGCAAGATAGACCAGCTTTTTCCCAGTATGCCCAGTGGGGCATGATTTCCCTATCCTAGCTTAGGAAGCTAACGGCTCGGCAGCTTGGATGCCAAGGGGCTGACGCCAGCCTCTAGGCGCTGCCAAAGCTGGGGCCAAAGACTATCGGGAATGGGCGCTTTGAGGGCGCGACCAAGACGGTTTTTGCGCTGGGCAATCCGCAGACAGTCGGCCTGGGGGCACAGGTAGGCAGATCGCCCCATACCCTGATCGAGGCAGACGGTGGTGGAATGAGCCAGACGCACCACTCGCCAGAACTCAGCCTTGGGGGCAACGCGCCGACAACTGACGCAGCGCCTATCGTTGGGAGCCATAGGGTAAAAGCGCAGTCCGATGAACAACTTACCCCACGATAGCAGCTATCCTTCAGCCCCCAGCCCCCACGGGCTACTCCCTGTCCATCAGTCACTGATATTGATGCCGCGTAGATCTACGGAACCGTAGCGCCACGGGAAAAGGGAATCGAACGGGAGATGCCCTAGGGCTAGCCCAAACTCAGGTGCCGTGGGCTGGGCTAGGGCTATTCCTCCTCCGTTGCGGCGGATTCTAAGTCTAGGTCTTCCGCCTCGTCTGTGGGAGCGATGGGTTCGGGCTCAGCGGGTTCCACGTCCTCCTCCTCTTTGAGGAATCCGGCTTCCAGTTCGGCCTCCACTTCTTCGGCGGCGGCGGCAATGGCGGCCATCTTGGCTTCGCGGGCGGCTTGGGCGGCTTTGGCCTTGGCTTCGGCTTCGGCAGCTTTGGCCTGGGCTTCGGCTTCGGCGGCTTCACGGGCGGCTTGCAGTTCCGCTAGTTTTTGATCTTCGGCGGCATAGTCATACTTGCCCGCGTCCTTGATGTCGATTTTCCACCCGGTCAGGCGGGCCGCAAGGCGGACGTTTTGCCCCTCTTTGCCAATGGCGAGGCTGAGCTGATCTTCGGGCACCAGCACATGGGCCTGCCGCTCGTCGGGGTTAACCAGGCGCACCTCATCCACCCGGGCAGGGCTGAGGGCGTTGGAAATGTAGGTGGCAGGGTCGGGCGACCAGCGGATCACGTCGATTTTTTCGCCGCGCAGTTCGTTCACCACCACCTGAATCCGCGATCCCCGTGCGCCAATGCAGGCCCCGACCGGATCCACGTCTCGCTCTAGGGTATCCACGGCAATTTTGGTGCGGGGGCCAACGGAGCGGGAGGGCGGGTTGGCTTCGCGGGCCACGGCCACAATGCGGACGATTTCGTCTTCGATTTCCGGCACTTCGTTGGTGAACAGTTCCACCACCAGGGCCGCATCGGCACGGGAGACCAACAACTGCGGCCCCCGGTGAGACCCCTCAGACACTTTTTTGAGGGCAACCCGGAAGGTGGCGTTGGCCCGGTAGTTGTCGTTGGGCAGTTGATCCCGCTTCAGCAGTTCCGCCTCCACTTCCGGCTGACCCACGCCGCTACTCACGGCCATAATCACCGACTGCCGCTCAAACCGCAGCACCCGCGCATTCAGAATCGCTCCTTCGAGATCCTGAAACTCCTCCTGAATCAGCTTACGCTGCTGATCCCGCAACTTCTGGGCCAGAACCTGCTTGGTTTGAATCGCTGCCATGCGGCCAAAGTCACCCTGATCGGGCGTGACATCCAGCACCACCGTATCCCCGGCCTGGGCTTCGGGAGCCACTTCCCGCACTTCGTCCAGGGCGATCTGGTGATCCTGGCTGGTCACTTCCTCGACGATGGTTTTGGTGGCCAACACCCGGAACCCCTGTTCGCCGTAGTCATCCACATCCAGTTCAATATCGAAATTGTCAAAATACTCTTCATCGAAGTGGAGGCCCATTTGCTGGGTGCGGCGGTAGCGTTCGTAGCCCTTCAGCAGCGCCTCGCGTAGGGCATTTTCTACAGCGTGTTTGGGCAGATTCTTTTCTCGACTAATGGTGTCGATCATCTCCTGCAAATTGGGCAGATTAACCAGAGACATAGACAATTACCTTTCAACAGTGTGAGTTTGAAATACATGGGAAGGCCGAGGGTAGGCCCACGGAAGACCGCTATTCGGGGCTGCTAATCAGGGCTTTCGTTACTCAGTTCCACAGCGGTCACGTTCTCGCGGGGCAGGGTGATGGGTTTGCCCCGTTGGCTAATCACCACAGCGGCATCGTCCCGGTGCAGGAGTTGACCCACCCAGGTTTGCTTGCCCCGGTAGGGTTCTGCCAGCCGCACTTCCACCATGAACCCCTTGAATACGATAAAGTCCCGGTCGGTGGAGAGGTCGGAGGACACCCCAGGACTCGACACCTCCA contains:
- the rimP gene encoding ribosome maturation factor RimP, whose protein sequence is MTHPIIPQVLALAAPVAEQLGLEVVEAVFQTNQSPPVLRIDIRSLENEDTGLEDCEKMSQALEEVLDGSDLIPDAYVLEVSSPGVSSDLSTDRDFIVFKGFMVEVRLAEPYRGKQTWVGQLLHRDDAAVVISQRGKPITLPRENVTAVELSNESPD
- the nusA gene encoding transcription termination factor NusA, encoding MSLVNLPNLQEMIDTISREKNLPKHAVENALREALLKGYERYRRTQQMGLHFDEEYFDNFDIELDVDDYGEQGFRVLATKTIVEEVTSQDHQIALDEVREVAPEAQAGDTVVLDVTPDQGDFGRMAAIQTKQVLAQKLRDQQRKLIQEEFQDLEGAILNARVLRFERQSVIMAVSSGVGQPEVEAELLKRDQLPNDNYRANATFRVALKKVSEGSHRGPQLLVSRADAALVVELFTNEVPEIEDEIVRIVAVAREANPPSRSVGPRTKIAVDTLERDVDPVGACIGARGSRIQVVVNELRGEKIDVIRWSPDPATYISNALSPARVDEVRLVNPDERQAHVLVPEDQLSLAIGKEGQNVRLAARLTGWKIDIKDAGKYDYAAEDQKLAELQAAREAAEAEAQAKAAEAEAKAKAAQAAREAKMAAIAAAAEEVEAELEAGFLKEEEDVEPAEPEPIAPTDEAEDLDLESAATEEE
- a CDS encoding YlxR family protein — its product is MAPNDRRCVSCRRVAPKAEFWRVVRLAHSTTVCLDQGMGRSAYLCPQADCLRIAQRKNRLGRALKAPIPDSLWPQLWQRLEAGVSPLASKLPSR